The Rhododendron vialii isolate Sample 1 chromosome 6a, ASM3025357v1 genome includes a window with the following:
- the LOC131331494 gene encoding uncharacterized protein LOC131331494, with amino-acid sequence MAEVETLGILEEIEALVSDKLQVVSYKWLSRNFLLPSDSSKRLLHKFVEKHGDAMEVVYALSGWLKNNPSVYHIRLVSGPKLAEAKQDFDGSCSVHVYSVQACIPKDPAALWNAEYVQAEELFRQPPATDNCLRDNRLCRISNSFVKRSTEGTTASIAVPQPKTAGMAGPSRSNPSNQNLSIPQPQQKKVQQSSPKVGLQPTHVVKDIKTESPVTEGHKQVAKGSSDKEKVPQLPANKKKGQNEKSTSGNGGSLANMWDRASTKPKPSTATTKTTIIIPNTTVSCAEAQICAHEAVEAADSDDDGEDFNFKRASNGEGSRKRRVVFDFSDEDDEFKDAVNLASPDPPKRKSFLDKQSSKSSVPEKNNFDIDKEKENKPKAKEDKIAEKAINQAPPRADSPIVSKGKTAEISSLEKVHSPIPENNAKDKVTNAAPTSPKRRKVMKTRIDERGREVTEVVWEGEETETKADSHAVTKTENTSADNTVNRAPAAKKSPAVGNTAPSNPGGKAGNKKAGNVKDPKQGNIMSFFKRV; translated from the exons ATGGCCGAAGTCGAAACCCTAGGTATTCTCGAAGAGATCGAAGCCCTCGTCTCCGATAAGCTTCAAGTG GTTTCCTACAAGTGGCTGAGTCGTAATTTTTTGCTGCCATCAGATTCTTCAAAGAG GTTGCTCCACAAATTTGTCGAGAAACATGGAGATGCGATGGAAGTAGTATATGCCTTGTCTGGCTGGTTGAAGAATAATCCTTCAGTTTACCATATTAGGCTTGTTTCTGGGCCTAAACTTGCAG AAGCTAAACAAGATTTCGATGGCAGTTGTTCAGTCCATGTATACAGTGTCCAAGCTTGCATCCCAAAGGATCCAGCGGCACTTTGGAATGCAGAATATGTGCAAGCCGAAGAACTGTTTAGGCAGCCCCCCGCAACTGATAATTGCTTGCGAGATAACAG GTTATGCAGAATTTCAAATTCCTTTGTCAAGCGTAGTACTGAGGGCACAACCGCCAGCATTGCAGTTCCGCAACCCAAAACTGCAGGGATGGCAGGGCCATCCAGAAGTAATCCTTctaatcaaaatttgagtaTTCCTCAACCTCAGCAAAAGAAAGTTCAGCAATCAAGCCCAAAGGTCGGTCTACAACCTACCCATGTGGTAAAAGATATCAAAACTGAGAGTCCAGTTACAGAGGGTCACAAACAGGTTGCCAAGGGTTCTTCAGATAAAGAAAAAGTTCCTCAATTGCCTGCTAATAAAAAGAAAGGCCAGAATGAGAAAAGTACTTCAGGAAATGGGGGCTCATTGGCAAATATGTGGGACCGTGCATCTACAAAGCCAAAGCCCAGTACTGCCACAACAAAAACTACTATTATTATTCCAAACACTACAG tCTCTTGTGCGGAAGCTCAAATCTGTGCTCATGAGGCAGTAGAGGCAGCAGATAGTGATGATGATGGCGAAGATTTTAATTTCAAGAGAGCTTCCAATGGTGAAGGCAGTAGAAAGAGAAGGgttgtttttgatttttcagaCGAAGACGATGAATTTAAAGATGCTGTAAATCTAGCATCACCGGATCCCCCCAAAAGGAAATCTTTTCTGGATAAACAAAGTAGTAAATCCTCAGTTCCCGAGAAAAACAATTTTGATATTGACaaggaaaaagagaataaaCCAAAAGCAAAGGAAGATAAAATAGCGGAGAAGGCAATTAACCAAGCACCACCAAGGGCAGATTCACCAATTGTCAGCAAAGGCAAGACTGCTGAGATTTCATCTTTAGAAAAAGTCCACAGTCCCATTCCTGAAAATAATGCAAAGGATAAAGTGACTAATGCAGCTCCAACTTCACCCAAGAGGAGAAAAGTGATGAAGACACGAATTGACGAGCGTGGGAGAGAAG TAACTGAGGTCGTGTGGGAGGGTGAGGAGACAGAGACCAAAGCTGATAGTCATGCAGTGACGAAAACAGAAAACACCTCAGCTGACAATACTGTCAACAG GGCACCCGCTGCTAAGAAGTCACCAGCTGTGGGGAACACTGCTCCATCTAACCCAGGTGGCAAAGCAGGAAATAAGAAAGCTGGAAATGTGAAGGATCCTAAACAAGGGAATATTATGTCTTTCTTCAAGAGGGTTTAG
- the LOC131331495 gene encoding uncharacterized protein LOC131331495 isoform X1, with the protein MGCAGSSEAKGEDFAPGCTALLAQVIFGSFNGPGTVKKIEKPKPWKHSPQITKSQLLQMREEFWDTAPHYGGRKEIWDALRAAAEADLTLAQAIVDSAGVIVQSADLTICYDERGAKYELPKYVMSEPTNLIREG; encoded by the exons ATGGGGTGTGCTGGATCGTCGGAGGCCAAAGGAGAGG ATTTTGCACCAGGTTGTACTGCCCTTTTAGCCCAAGTGATATTTGGGTCCTTCAATGGACCGG GCACAGTGAAGAAGATCGAAAAGCCAAAACCTTGGAAGCATTCGCCACAAATAACAAAGAGCCAACTTCTGCAGATGCGTGAGGAGTTCTGGGACACTGCTCCTCACTATGGTGGCAGGAAAG AAATTTGGGATGCCCTTCGCGCTGCTGCAGAAGCTGATCTAACCCTCGCACAAGCAATTGTGGACAGTGCTGGAGTCATTGTTCAAAGTGCTGATTTGACAATATGCTATGATGAAAGAG GTGCAAAATATGAACTACCGAAGTATGTTATGAGCGAACCTACAAACTTGATTCGAGAAGGCTGA
- the LOC131331495 gene encoding uncharacterized protein LOC131331495 isoform X2, translating to MGCAGSSEAKGEGCTALLAQVIFGSFNGPGTVKKIEKPKPWKHSPQITKSQLLQMREEFWDTAPHYGGRKEIWDALRAAAEADLTLAQAIVDSAGVIVQSADLTICYDERGAKYELPKYVMSEPTNLIREG from the exons ATGGGGTGTGCTGGATCGTCGGAGGCCAAAGGAGAGG GTTGTACTGCCCTTTTAGCCCAAGTGATATTTGGGTCCTTCAATGGACCGG GCACAGTGAAGAAGATCGAAAAGCCAAAACCTTGGAAGCATTCGCCACAAATAACAAAGAGCCAACTTCTGCAGATGCGTGAGGAGTTCTGGGACACTGCTCCTCACTATGGTGGCAGGAAAG AAATTTGGGATGCCCTTCGCGCTGCTGCAGAAGCTGATCTAACCCTCGCACAAGCAATTGTGGACAGTGCTGGAGTCATTGTTCAAAGTGCTGATTTGACAATATGCTATGATGAAAGAG GTGCAAAATATGAACTACCGAAGTATGTTATGAGCGAACCTACAAACTTGATTCGAGAAGGCTGA
- the LOC131331495 gene encoding uncharacterized protein LOC131331495 isoform X4, translating into MGCAGSSEAKGEVKKIEKPKPWKHSPQITKSQLLQMREEFWDTAPHYGGRKEIWDALRAAAEADLTLAQAIVDSAGVIVQSADLTICYDERGAKYELPKYVMSEPTNLIREG; encoded by the exons ATGGGGTGTGCTGGATCGTCGGAGGCCAAAGGAGAGG TGAAGAAGATCGAAAAGCCAAAACCTTGGAAGCATTCGCCACAAATAACAAAGAGCCAACTTCTGCAGATGCGTGAGGAGTTCTGGGACACTGCTCCTCACTATGGTGGCAGGAAAG AAATTTGGGATGCCCTTCGCGCTGCTGCAGAAGCTGATCTAACCCTCGCACAAGCAATTGTGGACAGTGCTGGAGTCATTGTTCAAAGTGCTGATTTGACAATATGCTATGATGAAAGAG GTGCAAAATATGAACTACCGAAGTATGTTATGAGCGAACCTACAAACTTGATTCGAGAAGGCTGA
- the LOC131331495 gene encoding uncharacterized protein LOC131331495 isoform X3, with translation MGCAGSSEAKGEGTVKKIEKPKPWKHSPQITKSQLLQMREEFWDTAPHYGGRKEIWDALRAAAEADLTLAQAIVDSAGVIVQSADLTICYDERGAKYELPKYVMSEPTNLIREG, from the exons ATGGGGTGTGCTGGATCGTCGGAGGCCAAAGGAGAGG GCACAGTGAAGAAGATCGAAAAGCCAAAACCTTGGAAGCATTCGCCACAAATAACAAAGAGCCAACTTCTGCAGATGCGTGAGGAGTTCTGGGACACTGCTCCTCACTATGGTGGCAGGAAAG AAATTTGGGATGCCCTTCGCGCTGCTGCAGAAGCTGATCTAACCCTCGCACAAGCAATTGTGGACAGTGCTGGAGTCATTGTTCAAAGTGCTGATTTGACAATATGCTATGATGAAAGAG GTGCAAAATATGAACTACCGAAGTATGTTATGAGCGAACCTACAAACTTGATTCGAGAAGGCTGA
- the LOC131331496 gene encoding uncharacterized protein LOC131331496 encodes MRSYSSFVFLTFLTLFLTCLLRFQANAAPAGPLMKHLNSLLKLTRSSSKIPHSDGNVLQFEDGYHVETVVEGNGLGVVPYKIRVSEDGELYAVDSVNSNIVRITPPLSQYSRARLVAGSFQGYTGHVDGKPSDARFNHPQGVTMDDKGNVYVADTSNLAIRKIGEGGVTTIAGGKSNVAGYRDGPSEDAKFSTDFDVIYVRPTCSLLVVDRGNAALRQISLNQEECDYQYSSISPADVLMVIGAVLVGYASCMLQQGFGPSCFYKVVQKHPSESDSHDQQSKEKSTPIVEPIKEEQEAEGWPSFGRLIIDLSKLTIEALAGIFLYFIPLRFNRKISKTGGLTPMKDSLKMPEDEAETPLVRKQRTPTPLSETRQAHTPNIGDKYSEMKPPNIRSASFKDPSLSSKHRSSKRQEYAEIYGSGEVPPYGQHNRSKSQKERTKHRREKSVETGFGAVGMEQRPVEMKPVNYDDPKYDRYNMRSKYGDSFKF; translated from the exons ATGAGATCATATTCATCCTTCGTTTTCCTCACTTTCTTAACCTTGTTCCTCACTTGCCTTCTCCGATTCCAAGCCAATGCTGCTCCTGCAG GACCCTTGATGAAACACTTGAACTCTCTTCTCAAATTGACGAGGTCTTCCTCCAAAATACCCCATTCAG ATGGAAATGTTCTTCAATTTGAGGATGGGTACCATGTTGAAACTGTTGTGGAGGGGAATGGGCTTGGAGTTGTGCCCTACAAAATTCGCGTCTCAGAAGATGGTGAATTATATGCTGTCGATTCAGTTAATAGCAACATTGTCCGGATTACTCCGCCCTTGTCCCAAT ATAGCAGGGCAAGATTGGTTGCTGGTTCATTCCAAGGTTACACGGGCCATGTAGACGGAAAGCCAAGTGATGCTCGTTTCAATCATCCACAGGGTGTAACCATGGATGATAAAGGAAACGTGTATGTTGCTGATACCTCGAACCTTGCCATCAGGAAAATAGGAGAAGGAG GCGTGACAACAATTGCTGGCGGAAAGTCAAATGTAGCAGGGTATAGGGATGGGCCAAGTGAGGATGCCAAGTTCTCAACTGACTTTGATGTGATATATGTTCGCCCTACGTGTTCATTACTAGTTGTTGATAGAGGAAATGCTGCTCTTCGTCAAATCTCCCTTAACCAAGAGGAATGCGATTATCAGTACAGCTCAATTTCTCCCGCAG ACGTACTTATGGTCATTGGTGCCGTCTTAGTAGGATATGCTTCATGCATGCTTCAACAGGGATTTGGACCTTCTTGTTTCTACAAAGTG GTGCAGAAACATCCATCAGAAAGTGACTCTCATGACCAACAGAGCAAGGAGAAATCCACTCCTATTGTTGAACCCATCAAGGAGGAACAAGAAGCAGAGGGGTGGCCTTCTTTTGGAAGGCTCATAATTGATCTATCCAAGCTCACAATTGAAGCATTGGCTGGGATCTTTCTCTACTTCATCCCCCTTCGTTTCAACCGCAAGATTTCCAAGACCGGTGGTCTCACTCCAATGAAAGATTCTCTGAAAATGCCCGAAGATGAGGCCGAGACCCCCTTGGTCCGAAAGCAAAGAACTCCCACTCCTCTCTCTGAAACCCGACAAGCCCATACTCCCAATATTGGTGACAAGTATTCAGAGATGAAACCGCCTAACATAAGATCAGCCAGTTTCAAAGACCCTTCTCTGTCAAGCAAGCACAGATCGTCAAAACGGCAAGAATATGCGGAAATCTATGGATCAGGGGAGGTCCCACCTTACGGTCAACATAATAGGTCTAAGAGTCAGAAAGAAAGGACAAAGCATCGACGGGAGAAAAGTGTAGAGACGGGTTTTGGAGCAGTAGGGATGGAACAGAGACCTGTGGAGATGAAGCCTGTGAATTATGACGATCCGAAGTACGACCGTTACAATATGAGGAGCAAATATGGTGATTCATTCAAGTTTTGA
- the LOC131331497 gene encoding uncharacterized protein LOC131331497, with the protein MGGGFRVLHLVRPFLSFLPEVQSADRKVPFREKVIYTVISLFIFLVCSQLPLYGIHSTTGADPFYWMRVILASNRGTVMELGITPIVTSGLVMQLLAGSKIIEVDNNVREDRALLNGAQKLLGILIAVGEAVAYVLSGMYGSVNQLGVGNAILIILQLCFAGIIVICLDELLQKGYGLGSGISLFIATNICESIIWKAFSPTTINSGRGAEFEGAIIALFHLLITRTDKVRALREAFYRQNLPNVTNLLATVLIFLVVIYFQGFRVVLPVRSKNARGQQGSYPIKLFYTSNMPIILQSALVSNLYFISQLLYRRFSGNFIVNLLGKWQESEYSGQSIPVGGLVYYITAPSSLADMAANPFHALFYIVFMLSACALFSKTWIEVSGSSARDVAKQLKEQQMVMPGHRESNLQKELNRYIPTAAAFGGVCIGALTVLADFMGAIGSGTGILLAVTIIYQYFETFEKEKASELGFFGF; encoded by the exons ATGGGAGGTGGGTTTAGGGTGCTTCATCTAGTCCGACCATTCCTTTCCTTTTTGCCTGAAGTTCAGAGTGCTGACAGGAAGGTTCCATTCAGAGAGAAGGTTATATACACTGTgatctctctcttcatttttctGGTATGCAGTCAACTCCCTCTGTATGGCATACACTCTACCACAGGTGCAGATCCATTTTATTGGATGCGTGTTATTCTTGCCTCGAATCGTGGGACTGTCATGGAGCTTGGTATCACTCCCATTGTGACATCTGGACTAGTTATGCAACTCTTGGCTGGATCCAAGATCATTGAAGTGGACAATAATGTACGGGAGGATCGTGCCCTCTT AAATGGTGCACAGAAGTTACTGGGCATTTTGATTGCCGTTGGTGAGGCAGTTGCATATGTTCTCTCTGGGATGTATGGAAGTGTTAACCAACTTGGAGTTGGAAATGCCATTCTTATTATCCTCCAACTCTGCTTTGCTGGTATTATTGTGATATGTTTGGATGAACTTCTTCAAAAAGGTTATGGTCTGGGCTCGGGAATATCCCTTTTCATAGCAACCAACATCTG TGAGAGCATTATATGGAAAGCATTTAGTCCCACCACAATTAATAGTGGACGTGGAGCTGAATTTGAAGGTGCCATTATTGCTTTGTTCCACCTGCTAATTACTCGGACTGACAAGGTTCGTGCACTCCGAGAGGCATTTTACCGGCAGAACCTTCCGAACGTTACAAATTTGCTCGCTACTGTGTTGATCTTCCTTGTTGTTATCTACTTCCAAGGGTTCCGTGTGGTCTTGCCTGTGAGATCAAAGAATGCCCGTGGACAGCAAGGTTCATATCCGATAAAACTGTTCTACACCTCCAATATGCCCATCATTCTGCAGTCTGCCCTTGTCTCCAATCTTTACTTCATTTCCCAG TTGCTTTACAGGAGGTTCAGTGGAAATTTCATTGTCAACTTGCTGGGTAAGTGGCAGGAATCTGAATATTCTGGCCAATCTATCCCTGTTGGCGGTCTTGTGTATTATATAACTGCTCCATCAAG CTTGGCCGACATGGCAGCCAATCCTTTCCATGCGCTATTTTACATCGTGTTCATGTTGTCAGCCTGTGCTCTGTTCTCAAAAACTTGGATTGAAGTATCTGGTTCCTCTGCTAGAGACGTGGCTAAGCAGCTCAAG GAACAACAAATGGTGATGCCTGGCCACCGAGAATCAAATCTACAAAAGGAACTGAACCGCTACATTCCCACTGCAGCAGCATTTGGGGGCGTGTGTATCGGTGCACTCACAGTTTTGGCCGATTTTATGGGAGCAATTGGTTCAGGGACTGGGATTCTGCTAGCAGTCACAATCATATATCAGTACTTTGAAACGTTCGAAAAGGAGAAAGCCAGTGAGCTTGGTTTCTTTGGCTTCTAA